The proteins below are encoded in one region of Pseudomonas entomophila L48:
- a CDS encoding DUF2780 domain-containing protein — MKAFTLATLMTLAASPAFALNLGDVANAVSAAQSPHQQGQVQAPATQANLLNSLGSELKITPEQAIGGAGAMLGLARNNLSGDDYGQLAKAVPGLDLLSGNTALGGLSGLGQLLGNDKSSSALSNALGGEVQNRNDLDTVFKALGMETGMIGQFAPLILQYLGQQGIASSLLQNLGNLWATPAAVAPSV; from the coding sequence ATGAAAGCATTCACCCTGGCAACCCTGATGACCCTGGCCGCAAGCCCGGCGTTTGCCCTCAACCTCGGCGATGTCGCCAATGCGGTGTCCGCAGCGCAAAGTCCGCATCAACAGGGCCAGGTACAGGCACCGGCGACCCAGGCCAACCTGCTCAACAGCCTGGGCAGCGAGCTGAAGATCACCCCTGAGCAGGCTATTGGCGGGGCGGGAGCGATGCTGGGGCTGGCGCGCAACAATCTCAGCGGCGACGACTATGGGCAACTGGCCAAGGCTGTGCCGGGCCTGGACCTGCTGTCGGGCAACACTGCCCTGGGCGGGCTGAGTGGCCTGGGCCAGTTGCTGGGCAATGACAAGAGCTCCTCCGCCCTGAGCAATGCCTTGGGCGGCGAGGTGCAGAACCGCAACGACCTCGACACTGTGTTCAAGGCGCTGGGCATGGAGACCGGGATGATTGGCCAGTTCGCGCCGTTGATCCTTCAGTACCTGGGGCAACAGGGTATTGCCAGCTCGCTGCTGCAAAACCTGGGCAACCTGTGGGCCACCCCGGCCGCCGTCGCACCTTCGGTCTGA
- a CDS encoding sarcosine oxidase subunit beta family protein yields the protein MQRYSGFGLFKHSLSHHENWQRMWRTPTPKKVYDVVIVGGGGHGLATAYYLAKEHGITNVAVVEKGYLGGGNTARNTTIVRSNYLWDESAHLYEHAMKLWEGLSQDINYNVMFSQRGVYNLCHTLQDIRDSERRVNANRLNGVDGELIRTEQVAAEIPYLDCSKNTRYPILGATVQRRGGVARHDAVAWGFARAADALGVDLIQQTEVIGFRKENGAVIGVETNKGFIGAKRVGVVTAGNSGHMAKLAGFRLPLESHPLQALVSEPIKPIIDSVIMSNAVHGYISQSDKGDLVIGAGIDGWVGYGQRGSYPIIEHTLQAIVEMFPILSRVRMNRQWGGIVDTTPDACPIISKTPVKNMFFNCGWGTGGFKATPGSGNVFAASLAKGEMHPLAAPFSIDRFYNGALIDEHGAAAVAH from the coding sequence ATGCAACGTTATTCAGGCTTCGGCCTCTTCAAGCACTCCCTCAGCCACCACGAGAACTGGCAGCGCATGTGGCGCACGCCGACCCCGAAAAAGGTCTACGACGTGGTCATCGTCGGCGGTGGCGGCCATGGCCTGGCCACGGCCTACTACCTGGCGAAAGAGCACGGCATCACCAACGTGGCGGTGGTCGAGAAGGGCTACCTGGGCGGCGGCAACACCGCCCGCAACACCACCATCGTGCGCTCCAACTACCTGTGGGACGAGTCGGCGCACCTGTACGAGCACGCCATGAAGCTGTGGGAAGGGCTCTCGCAAGACATCAACTACAACGTGATGTTCTCCCAGCGCGGCGTGTACAACCTGTGCCACACCCTGCAGGACATCCGTGACTCCGAGCGCCGGGTCAACGCCAACCGCCTCAACGGCGTGGACGGCGAGCTGATCCGTACCGAGCAGGTCGCGGCTGAGATCCCGTACCTCGACTGCTCGAAGAACACCCGCTACCCGATCCTCGGCGCCACCGTGCAACGGCGTGGCGGCGTGGCCCGTCACGACGCCGTGGCCTGGGGCTTCGCCCGCGCCGCCGACGCCCTGGGCGTGGACCTGATCCAACAGACCGAAGTGATCGGCTTCCGTAAAGAGAACGGCGCCGTGATTGGCGTTGAAACCAACAAAGGCTTCATCGGCGCCAAGCGCGTCGGCGTGGTCACTGCCGGCAACTCCGGCCACATGGCCAAGCTGGCCGGCTTCCGCCTGCCGCTGGAATCGCACCCGTTGCAGGCACTGGTATCGGAGCCGATCAAGCCAATCATCGACAGCGTGATCATGTCCAACGCCGTGCACGGCTACATCAGCCAGTCCGACAAGGGCGACCTGGTGATCGGCGCCGGTATCGACGGTTGGGTCGGCTACGGCCAGCGTGGCTCCTACCCGATCATCGAGCACACCCTGCAGGCGATCGTCGAGATGTTCCCGATCCTCTCCCGGGTGCGCATGAACCGCCAGTGGGGCGGCATCGTCGACACCACCCCCGACGCCTGCCCGATCATCTCCAAGACCCCGGTGAAGAACATGTTCTTCAACTGCGGCTGGGGCACCGGCGGCTTCAAGGCCACCCCGGGTTCGGGCAACGTCTTCGCCGCGAGCCTGGCCAAGGGCGAGATGCACCCGCTGGCCGCGCCTTTCTCCATCGACCGTTTCTACAACGGCGCGCTGATCGACGAACACGGCGCCGCTGCCGTCGCCCACTGA
- the fdhA gene encoding formaldehyde dehydrogenase, glutathione-independent, whose protein sequence is MSGNRGVVYLGAGKVEVQKIDYPKMQDPRGKKIEHGVILKVVSTNICGSDQHMVRGRTTAQVGLVLGHEITGEIVEMGRDVERLKIGDLVSVPFNVACGRCRSCKEMHTGVCLTVNPARAGGAYGYVDMGDWTGGQAEYVLVPYADFNLLKLPDRDKAMEKIRDLTCLSDILPTGYHGAVTAGVGPGSTVYVAGAGPVGLAAAASARLLGAACVIVGDLNPARLAHAKSQGFEVVDLSKDTPLHEQIIDILGEPEVDCAVDAVGFEARGHGHEGAKHEAPATVLNSLMQVTRVAGKIGIPGLYVTEDPGAVDAAAKIGALSIRFGLGWAKSHSFHTGQTPTMKYNRQLMQAIMWDRINIAEVVGVQVISLDQAPEGYGEFDAGVPKKFVIDPHKTFSAA, encoded by the coding sequence ATGTCTGGTAACCGTGGAGTGGTGTATCTCGGCGCGGGCAAGGTCGAGGTGCAGAAGATCGACTACCCCAAAATGCAGGACCCGCGCGGCAAGAAAATCGAGCACGGGGTCATCCTCAAGGTGGTCTCCACCAACATCTGCGGCTCCGACCAGCACATGGTCCGCGGCCGCACCACCGCCCAGGTCGGCCTGGTCCTGGGCCACGAAATCACCGGTGAAATCGTCGAAATGGGCCGTGACGTCGAACGCCTGAAAATCGGCGATCTGGTGTCGGTACCCTTCAACGTCGCCTGTGGCCGCTGCCGCTCGTGCAAAGAGATGCACACCGGCGTCTGCCTCACCGTCAACCCGGCCCGCGCCGGCGGCGCCTACGGTTATGTCGACATGGGCGACTGGACCGGTGGCCAGGCCGAGTACGTGCTGGTGCCCTACGCCGACTTCAACCTGCTGAAACTACCCGACCGTGACAAGGCCATGGAGAAGATCCGCGACCTGACCTGCCTGTCCGACATCCTCCCCACCGGTTACCACGGTGCCGTCACCGCAGGTGTTGGCCCGGGCAGCACCGTGTACGTCGCGGGTGCCGGCCCGGTCGGCCTGGCCGCTGCCGCTTCCGCACGCCTGCTGGGCGCGGCCTGCGTCATCGTCGGCGACCTCAACCCGGCCCGCCTGGCCCACGCCAAGTCGCAAGGTTTCGAAGTGGTCGATCTGTCCAAGGACACCCCACTGCACGAGCAGATCATCGATATCCTCGGCGAGCCGGAAGTGGACTGCGCCGTCGACGCTGTTGGCTTCGAGGCCCGCGGCCATGGCCATGAAGGCGCCAAGCACGAAGCCCCGGCCACCGTGCTCAACTCGCTGATGCAGGTGACCCGCGTGGCCGGCAAGATCGGTATTCCGGGCCTGTACGTGACCGAAGACCCAGGCGCGGTGGATGCCGCCGCCAAGATCGGCGCGCTGAGCATCCGCTTCGGCCTGGGCTGGGCCAAGTCGCACAGCTTCCACACCGGGCAGACCCCGACCATGAAGTACAACCGTCAGCTGATGCAGGCGATCATGTGGGACCGCATCAATATCGCCGAAGTGGTGGGGGTGCAGGTGATCAGCCTGGACCAGGCACCTGAAGGGTATGGCGAGTTCGATGCGGGTGTGCCGAAGAAATTCGTGATCGACCCGCACAAGACCTTCAGCGCGGCGTGA
- a CDS encoding sarcosine oxidase subunit gamma — MSAINVFQQNPGTDAKAQSPLHHADLASLVGKGRKNAGVTLREKKLLGHLTIRGNGHDQAFAGGVHKALGLELPVALTVVANNEMSLQWMGPDEWLLIVPGGQEFAVEQKLRDALDGQHIQVVNVSGGQTLLELRGPNVRDVLMKSTSYDVHPNNFPVGKAVGTVFAKSQLVIRRTAEDTWELVIRRSFSDYWWLWLQDASAEYGLAIEA; from the coding sequence ATGAGCGCTATCAACGTCTTCCAGCAAAACCCCGGCACCGACGCCAAGGCCCAGTCGCCCTTGCACCACGCCGACCTAGCCAGCCTGGTCGGCAAGGGCCGCAAGAACGCAGGCGTGACCCTGCGCGAGAAGAAACTCCTCGGCCACCTGACCATTCGTGGCAATGGCCACGACCAGGCCTTCGCCGGCGGCGTGCACAAGGCCCTGGGCCTGGAACTGCCGGTGGCCCTGACCGTGGTCGCCAACAACGAAATGTCGTTGCAGTGGATGGGCCCGGACGAGTGGCTGCTGATCGTTCCCGGCGGCCAGGAGTTCGCCGTCGAGCAGAAACTGCGCGACGCCCTCGACGGCCAGCACATCCAGGTGGTCAACGTCAGCGGCGGGCAGACCCTGCTTGAACTGCGCGGCCCCAATGTGCGCGACGTGCTGATGAAATCCACCAGCTATGATGTACACCCGAACAACTTCCCGGTCGGCAAGGCCGTCGGCACCGTGTTCGCCAAATCGCAACTGGTGATCCGTCGCACCGCCGAGGACACCTGGGAACTGGTGATCCGCCGCAGCTTCTCCGACTACTGGTGGCTGTGGCTGCAGGACGCGTCGGCCGAGTACGGCCTGGCCATCGAAGCGTAA
- the purU gene encoding formyltetrahydrofolate deformylase, with protein sequence MSRAPDTWILTADCPSMLGTVDVVTRHLYEQRCYVTEHHSFDDRLSGRFFIRVEFRAPDGFDENAFRAGLAERSEAFGMAFELTAPNHRPKVVIMVSKADHCLNDLLYRQRIGQLAMDVVAVVSNHPDLEPLAHWHKIPYYHFALDPNDKPGQERKVLQVIEETGAELVILARYMQVLSPELCRRLDGWAINIHHSLLPGFKGAKPYHQAYNKGVKMVGATAHYINNDLDEGPIIAQGVEVVDHAHYPEDLIAKGRDIECLTLARAVGYHIERRVFLNANRTVVL encoded by the coding sequence ATGAGTCGGGCACCGGACACCTGGATTCTCACTGCCGACTGCCCGAGCATGCTCGGCACGGTCGATGTGGTGACGCGTCATCTCTACGAGCAGCGCTGCTACGTTACCGAGCACCATTCGTTCGATGATCGGCTGTCGGGGCGGTTCTTCATTCGCGTGGAGTTCCGCGCCCCGGACGGTTTCGACGAGAACGCCTTCCGCGCGGGGTTGGCCGAGCGCAGCGAAGCGTTCGGCATGGCCTTCGAACTGACCGCGCCAAATCACCGCCCCAAGGTAGTGATCATGGTGTCCAAGGCCGACCACTGCCTGAACGATCTGCTGTACCGCCAGCGCATCGGCCAGCTGGCCATGGACGTGGTCGCGGTGGTGTCCAACCACCCCGACCTCGAGCCCTTGGCGCACTGGCACAAGATTCCCTACTACCACTTCGCCCTCGACCCCAATGACAAGCCCGGGCAGGAGCGCAAGGTGCTGCAGGTGATCGAGGAAACCGGTGCCGAGCTGGTCATTCTTGCCCGCTACATGCAGGTGCTTTCGCCTGAACTGTGTCGGCGGCTGGATGGCTGGGCGATCAACATCCATCACTCGCTGTTGCCCGGGTTCAAGGGCGCCAAGCCGTATCACCAGGCGTACAACAAGGGCGTGAAGATGGTTGGTGCCACGGCGCACTACATCAACAACGACCTGGACGAAGGGCCGATCATCGCCCAGGGTGTCGAGGTGGTCGATCACGCCCATTATCCCGAAGACCTGATCGCCAAGGGCCGCGACATCGAATGCCTGACTCTGGCGCGGGCGGTGGGCTATCACATCGAGCGTCGGGTGTTCCTCAACGCCAATCGCACCGTCGTTCTCTGA
- a CDS encoding sarcosine oxidase subunit alpha: protein MSQTYRLASGGRIDRSKVLNFSFNGKTYQGYAGDTLAAALLANGVDIVGRSFKYSRPRGIIAAGTEEPNAILQIGSSEATQIPNVRATQQALYAGLVATSTNGWPNVNNDMMGIIGKVGGNMMPPGFYYKTFMYPKSFWMTYEKYIRKAAGLGRAPLQNDPDSYDYMNQHCDVLIVGAGPAGLAAALAAARSGARVILADEQEEFGGTLLDSRETLDGKPAAEWVNAVVAELESLPEVTLLPRSTVNGYHDHNFLTIHERLTDHLGDRAPIGQVRQRVHRVRANRVVLAAGAHERPLVYGNNDLPGNMLAGAVSTYVRRYGVAPGRKLVLSTNNDHAYRCALDWHDAGLQVVAIADARHNPRGSLVEEARAKGIRILTSSAVIEAKGSKHVTGARVAAIDVQAHKVTSPGETLECDLIATSGGYSPVVHLASHLGGRPVWREDILGFVPGDAPQKRVCVGGVNGVYALGDVIADGFEGGVRAATEAGFKASAGTLPKTLARKEEATVALFQVPHDKGTARAPKQFVDQQNDVTAAAIELATREGFESVEHVKRYTALGFGTDQGKLGNINGLAIAARSLGIGIPEMGTTMFRPNYTPVTFGAVAGRHCGHLFEPVRFTALHAWHIKNGAEFEDVGQWKRPWYFPKPGEDIHTAVARECKAVRDSVGLLDASTLGKIDIQGPDAREFLNRIYTNAWTKLDVGKARYGLMCKEDGMVFDDGVTACVGDNHFIMTTTTGGAARVLQWLELYHQTEWPDMKVYFTSVTDHWATMTLSGPNSRKLLADVSDIDLDKEGFPFMSWKEGLVGGVPARVFRISFTGELSYEINVQANYAMGVLEQIVEAGKKYNLTPYGTETMHVLRAEKGFIIVGQDTDGSMTPDDLNMSWCVGRNKPFSWIGLRGMNREDTVRENRKQLVGLKPVDPNVWLPEGAQLVFDPKQPIPMDMVGHVTSSYAANSLGYSFAMGVVKGGLKRLGERVYSPQADGSVIEAEIVSSVFFDPKGERQNV, encoded by the coding sequence ATGAGCCAGACCTATCGCCTCGCCAGCGGCGGCCGTATCGACCGCAGCAAGGTGCTGAACTTCAGCTTCAACGGCAAGACCTACCAGGGCTATGCCGGCGACACGCTGGCCGCCGCGCTGCTGGCCAACGGCGTCGACATCGTCGGGCGCAGCTTCAAGTACTCGCGCCCCCGCGGGATCATCGCCGCCGGCACCGAAGAGCCGAACGCCATCCTGCAGATCGGCTCCAGCGAAGCCACCCAGATCCCCAACGTGCGCGCCACCCAGCAGGCCCTGTACGCAGGCCTGGTGGCCACCAGCACCAACGGTTGGCCGAACGTCAACAACGACATGATGGGCATCATCGGCAAGGTCGGTGGCAACATGATGCCGCCCGGGTTCTACTACAAGACCTTCATGTACCCCAAGTCGTTCTGGATGACCTACGAGAAGTACATCCGCAAGGCGGCGGGCCTGGGCCGTGCGCCGCTGCAGAACGACCCGGACAGCTACGACTACATGAACCAGCACTGCGACGTGCTGATCGTCGGTGCCGGCCCTGCCGGCCTGGCCGCTGCCCTGGCTGCCGCGCGCAGCGGTGCTCGGGTCATCCTGGCGGATGAGCAGGAAGAGTTCGGCGGCACCTTGCTCGACAGCCGCGAGACGCTGGACGGCAAACCGGCCGCCGAGTGGGTCAACGCCGTCGTCGCCGAGCTGGAGTCGCTGCCGGAAGTCACCCTGCTGCCGCGCAGCACGGTCAACGGCTACCACGATCACAACTTCCTCACCATCCACGAGCGCCTCACCGACCATCTCGGCGACCGCGCGCCGATCGGCCAGGTGCGCCAGCGCGTGCACCGCGTGCGCGCCAATCGCGTCGTACTGGCTGCGGGCGCCCACGAGCGTCCGCTGGTGTACGGCAACAACGACCTGCCGGGCAACATGCTGGCCGGCGCCGTGTCCACCTATGTGCGCCGCTATGGCGTGGCGCCGGGCCGCAAGCTGGTGCTGTCGACCAACAACGACCACGCCTACCGTTGCGCGCTGGACTGGCACGATGCCGGCCTGCAGGTGGTCGCCATCGCCGACGCCCGCCACAATCCGCGTGGCTCGCTGGTCGAAGAGGCCCGAGCAAAAGGCATCCGCATCCTCACCTCCAGCGCCGTGATCGAGGCCAAGGGCAGCAAGCACGTTACTGGCGCCCGCGTGGCGGCCATCGATGTGCAGGCGCACAAAGTCACCAGCCCCGGCGAAACCCTCGAGTGCGACCTGATCGCGACCTCCGGCGGCTACAGCCCGGTGGTTCACCTGGCTTCGCACCTGGGCGGTCGCCCGGTCTGGCGTGAAGACATCCTCGGCTTCGTGCCGGGCGACGCGCCGCAGAAGCGTGTGTGCGTCGGTGGCGTGAACGGCGTCTATGCCCTGGGCGATGTGATTGCCGACGGCTTCGAAGGCGGCGTGCGCGCGGCCACCGAGGCCGGTTTCAAGGCCAGTGCCGGCACCCTGCCGAAAACCCTGGCGCGCAAGGAAGAGGCCACCGTGGCGCTGTTCCAGGTGCCCCACGACAAGGGCACCGCGCGTGCGCCCAAGCAGTTCGTCGACCAGCAGAACGACGTCACCGCCGCGGCCATCGAACTGGCCACCCGCGAGGGCTTCGAGTCGGTCGAGCACGTCAAGCGCTACACCGCCCTGGGCTTCGGTACCGACCAGGGCAAGCTGGGCAACATCAACGGCCTGGCCATCGCCGCCCGCTCGCTCGGCATAGGCATCCCGGAAATGGGCACCACCATGTTCCGCCCCAACTACACGCCGGTGACCTTCGGCGCGGTGGCGGGCCGGCACTGTGGCCACCTGTTCGAGCCGGTGCGCTTCACTGCCCTGCATGCCTGGCACATCAAGAACGGCGCCGAGTTCGAGGACGTCGGCCAGTGGAAGCGCCCGTGGTACTTCCCCAAGCCCGGCGAAGACATCCACACCGCCGTGGCCCGCGAGTGCAAGGCCGTGCGTGACAGCGTCGGCCTGCTGGACGCCTCGACCCTGGGCAAGATCGACATCCAGGGCCCGGACGCGCGCGAGTTCCTCAACCGCATCTACACCAACGCCTGGACCAAGCTCGACGTGGGCAAGGCCCGCTACGGCCTGATGTGCAAGGAAGACGGCATGGTCTTCGACGACGGCGTGACCGCCTGCGTCGGCGACAACCACTTCATCATGACCACCACCACCGGCGGCGCCGCCCGCGTGCTGCAATGGCTGGAGCTGTACCACCAGACCGAGTGGCCGGACATGAAGGTGTACTTCACCTCGGTCACCGACCACTGGGCGACCATGACCCTGTCCGGCCCCAACAGCCGCAAGCTGCTGGCCGACGTCAGCGACATCGACCTGGACAAGGAAGGCTTCCCGTTCATGAGCTGGAAGGAAGGCCTGGTCGGCGGCGTGCCGGCGCGGGTGTTCCGCATCTCGTTCACTGGCGAGCTGTCGTACGAGATCAACGTCCAGGCCAACTACGCCATGGGTGTACTGGAGCAGATCGTCGAGGCGGGCAAGAAATACAACCTCACGCCGTATGGCACCGAGACCATGCACGTGCTGCGCGCCGAGAAGGGCTTCATCATCGTCGGCCAGGACACCGACGGTTCGATGACCCCGGACGACCTCAACATGAGCTGGTGCGTGGGCCGCAACAAGCCGTTCTCGTGGATCGGCCTGCGGGGCATGAACCGCGAGGACACCGTGCGCGAGAACCGCAAGCAGCTGGTGGGCCTCAAGCCTGTGGACCCGAACGTGTGGCTGCCGGAAGGCGCCCAGCTGGTGTTCGATCCGAAGCAGCCGATCCCGATGGACATGGTCGGCCACGTCACCTCCAGCTACGCGGCCAACTCCCTGGGTTATTCGTTCGCCATGGGCGTGGTCAAGGGCGGCCTCAAGCGCCTGGGCGAGCGGGTGTATTCGCCCCAGGCCGATGGCAGCGTGATCGAGGCCGAGATCGTGTCTTCGGTGTTCTTCGACCCGAAAGGCGAGCGGCAGAACGTCTAA
- a CDS encoding sarcosine oxidase subunit delta: MLQIFCPHCGELRSEEEFHASGQAHIARPLDPNACSDEEWGTYMFFRDNPRGIHHELWDHVAGCRQYFNVTRDTVTYEILETYKIGEKPQVTATSKQSTAPATAKGQGEKV, encoded by the coding sequence ATGTTGCAAATCTTCTGTCCCCACTGCGGCGAGCTGCGCTCCGAGGAAGAGTTCCACGCATCGGGCCAGGCGCACATCGCCCGCCCGCTGGACCCCAATGCCTGCTCCGACGAGGAGTGGGGCACCTACATGTTCTTCCGTGACAACCCACGCGGTATCCACCACGAGCTGTGGGACCACGTCGCCGGCTGCCGCCAGTACTTCAACGTCACCCGCGACACCGTGACCTACGAGATCCTGGAAACCTACAAGATCGGCGAGAAGCCGCAGGTCACCGCCACCTCGAAACAGAGCACCGCGCCAGCGACCGCCAAGGGCCAAGGGGAAAAAGTATGA